A region of Lycium barbarum isolate Lr01 chromosome 1, ASM1917538v2, whole genome shotgun sequence DNA encodes the following proteins:
- the LOC132636734 gene encoding protein ALP1-like isoform X1, translating into MLQYLQEYQNNEVFRVGSVPGHLVINRDREAADNNLFLDYFSDNPRYNDGMFRRRYRMSRNLFLRVVDAIKAHDTYFEQHADAMGRFGLSIVQKITVVFRMLAYGLPADATDEYVKIGESTAIESMKRFCRAIVEVFGQQYLRSPTANGVARLLHIGEQRGFPGMLGSLDCMHWRWKNCPTAWAGQYAGRSGSPTIILEAVADYDLWIWHAYFGMPGTNNDINVLESSHLFSNLAKGIAPPARYVIQGNKYDVGYYLSDSIYPKWSTIVQTIQEPQSQKKKYFATKQESCRKDVERAFRVLQSCFAIIAGLSRFWRKEVLHDILTSCIILHNMIIEDERDLNAPI; encoded by the coding sequence ATGTTGCAATATTTGCAAGAATATCAAAATAATGAAGTTTTCAGAGTTGGTTCTGTTCCAGGTCATTTAGTAATCAATCGAGATCGTGAAGCAGCTGATAATAATTTATTTCTCGATTATTTTTCAGATAATCCACGCTATAATGATGGTATGTTTCGTCGTCGATATCGGATGTCCCGGAATTTGTTTCTTCGTGTTGTTGATGCaattaaagctcatgatacgtACTTCGAACAACATGCTGATGCGATGGGTAGATTTGGTTTATCTATTGTACAAAAAATCACAGTTGTGTTTAGAATGTTGGCATACGGCTTGCCAGCGGATGCCACTGACGAATATGTGAAAATTGGAGAGTCAACTGCAATTGAAAGCATGAAGAGATTTTGTCGAGCTATCGTAGAGGTTTTTGGCCAGCAGTATCTGAGATCACCAACAGCTAACGGTGTTGCAAGGCTTCTTCACATCGGTGAGCAACGTGGTTTTCCAGGAATGCTAGGTAGTCTAGATTGCATGCATTGGAGATGGAAAAATTGTCCAACAGCATGGGCTGGACAATATGCAGGTCGTAGTGGATCTCCAACAATAATTCTTGAAGCTGTAGCTGATTATGACCTTTGGATATGGCATGCATATTTTGGTATGCCCGGCACCAATAATGACATTAATGTTTTAGAATCGTCACATCTGTTTTCCAATCTTGCTAAAGGTATTGCTCCTCCCGCCCGTTATGTTATTCAAGGAAACAAATATGATGTGGGTTATTATTTATCTGACAGTATATATCCAAAATGGTCTACAATTGTGCAAACCATTCAAGAGCCACAATCTCAAAAGAAGAAATATTTCGCGACGAAACAAGAATCATGTCGAAAAGATGTTGAACGTGCATTCAGAGTTTTGCAATCTTGTTTTGCAATTATTGCAGGGCTGTCGCGTTTTTGGAGAAAAGAAGTGCTACATGATATATTAACATCGTGTATTATACTGCACAACATGATAATCGAGGATGAGCGTGATCTTAATGCACCAATTTAA
- the LOC132636734 gene encoding uncharacterized protein LOC132636734 isoform X2 translates to MFRRRYRMSRNLFLRVVDAIKAHDTYFEQHADAMGRFGLSIVQKITVVFRMLAYGLPADATDEYVKIGESTAIESMKRFCRAIVEVFGQQYLRSPTANGVARLLHIGEQRGFPGMLGSLDCMHWRWKNCPTAWAGQYAGRSGSPTIILEAVADYDLWIWHAYFGMPGTNNDINVLESSHLFSNLAKGIAPPARYVIQGNKYDVGYYLSDSIYPKWSTIVQTIQEPQSQKKKYFATKQESCRKDVERAFRVLQSCFAIIAGLSRFWRKEVLHDILTSCIILHNMIIEDERDLNAPI, encoded by the coding sequence ATGTTTCGTCGTCGATATCGGATGTCCCGGAATTTGTTTCTTCGTGTTGTTGATGCaattaaagctcatgatacgtACTTCGAACAACATGCTGATGCGATGGGTAGATTTGGTTTATCTATTGTACAAAAAATCACAGTTGTGTTTAGAATGTTGGCATACGGCTTGCCAGCGGATGCCACTGACGAATATGTGAAAATTGGAGAGTCAACTGCAATTGAAAGCATGAAGAGATTTTGTCGAGCTATCGTAGAGGTTTTTGGCCAGCAGTATCTGAGATCACCAACAGCTAACGGTGTTGCAAGGCTTCTTCACATCGGTGAGCAACGTGGTTTTCCAGGAATGCTAGGTAGTCTAGATTGCATGCATTGGAGATGGAAAAATTGTCCAACAGCATGGGCTGGACAATATGCAGGTCGTAGTGGATCTCCAACAATAATTCTTGAAGCTGTAGCTGATTATGACCTTTGGATATGGCATGCATATTTTGGTATGCCCGGCACCAATAATGACATTAATGTTTTAGAATCGTCACATCTGTTTTCCAATCTTGCTAAAGGTATTGCTCCTCCCGCCCGTTATGTTATTCAAGGAAACAAATATGATGTGGGTTATTATTTATCTGACAGTATATATCCAAAATGGTCTACAATTGTGCAAACCATTCAAGAGCCACAATCTCAAAAGAAGAAATATTTCGCGACGAAACAAGAATCATGTCGAAAAGATGTTGAACGTGCATTCAGAGTTTTGCAATCTTGTTTTGCAATTATTGCAGGGCTGTCGCGTTTTTGGAGAAAAGAAGTGCTACATGATATATTAACATCGTGTATTATACTGCACAACATGATAATCGAGGATGAGCGTGATCTTAATGCACCAATTTAA